From the Oncorhynchus nerka isolate Pitt River linkage group LG28, Oner_Uvic_2.0, whole genome shotgun sequence genome, one window contains:
- the LOC135565523 gene encoding putative nuclease HARBI1 encodes MSSSPSLATEDSVTSKRSSIGLQMVCNADCVISNVVAKWPGSVHDSRIFRASEIYQCLSQGEFSGVLLGDRGYGCQPFLLTPFTDPQEAQQAYNHAHARTRARVEMTFGLLKARFHCLHKLRVSPVRACDITVACAVLHNVACLRKERAPRVPPAMDWDNPAIFPDDDSGRLLRDQYVLNYFS; translated from the exons atgtcttcatctccttccctggccacagaagactctgtgacatcaaagaggagttctataggattgcag atggtctgcaatgctgactgtgtgatcagcaatgttgtggcaaaatggcctggctcagtccatgactccagaatctttcgggcctctgaaatctatcagtgcctatcacaag gtgaattctctggtgtgttgctgggagacagggggtatggctgccagccttttctcctgacacctttcacagacccccaggaagcacagcaggcctacaaccatgcccatgccaggaccagggccagagttgaaatgacctttggcctcctgaaggcacgctttcactgccttcacaaattaagggtcagccctgttagggcatgtgatattactgtggcttgtgctgtcctccacaatgtggcctgcctgaggaaggagagggcccccagagtgccaccagccatggactgggacaatccggcaatcttccctgatgacgacagtggtcggctgctgagggaccaatatgtgttgaattattttagttag